In bacterium 336/3, the following proteins share a genomic window:
- a CDS encoding CoB--CoM heterodisulfide reductase: MSEYKVPTMAELAAQGKNPDVLFWVGCAGSFDDRYKQVTIAFAKILNKVGINFAVLGTEESCTGDPARRAGNEFLFQMQAMNNIQIMDGYGVKKIVTACPHCFNTLKNEYPELGGNYDVIHHSQFLQELINSGKIKMKEGGEFKGKRITYHDSCYLGRANDIYEAPRAVLEALDATLVEMKRTKAKGLCCGAGGAQMFKEPEKGTKDVNIERIEDALETTPNVVAVGCPFCMVMMTDGVKNKEKEGEIKVYDLAELIDKSM, translated from the coding sequence ATGTCGGAATATAAAGTACCAACAATGGCAGAACTGGCTGCCCAAGGAAAAAACCCTGATGTATTGTTTTGGGTGGGTTGTGCAGGTAGTTTTGATGATCGTTACAAACAAGTAACCATTGCTTTTGCTAAAATATTAAATAAAGTAGGAATTAATTTTGCAGTATTAGGTACAGAAGAAAGTTGTACAGGAGATCCTGCAAGACGTGCAGGAAATGAATTTTTGTTCCAAATGCAAGCCATGAATAATATCCAAATTATGGATGGTTATGGTGTGAAAAAAATAGTTACAGCTTGTCCTCATTGTTTCAATACACTTAAAAATGAATATCCTGAATTGGGAGGAAATTATGATGTAATCCACCATTCACAGTTTCTTCAAGAATTGATCAATTCTGGAAAAATTAAGATGAAAGAGGGAGGCGAATTTAAAGGCAAACGTATTACTTACCACGACTCTTGCTATTTAGGAAGAGCCAACGATATTTATGAAGCTCCAAGAGCTGTTTTGGAGGCTCTGGATGCTACACTTGTAGAAATGAAACGTACAAAAGCCAAAGGGCTTTGTTGTGGAGCTGGAGGAGCCCAGATGTTTAAAGAGCCTGAAAAAGGTACAAAAGATGTCAATATTGAGCGTATCGAAGATGCTTTGGAAACAACCCCCAATGTAGTAGCAGTAGGCTGTCCATTTTGTATGGTGATGATGACAGATGGTGTGAAAAATAAAGAAAAAGAAGGGGAAATTAAAGTATATGACCTTGCTGAATTGATAGATAAATCCATGTAA